In Dehalococcoidia bacterium, the genomic window GGACGTGCTGAACGATCCGCACCTCAAGGAGCGCGGCTGGGCTGTGGAACTGGAGCATCCGGAAGCCGGGACACATAAGTACGCCGGGCCGGTATGGAAGATGAGCAAGACGCCGGGTCGGGTCTTCCCGGCCCCCTGCCTGGGCCAGCATAACGAATACGTATACAAAAAGATACTCGGGGTATCGGATGAAGAATATCAGCAGCTGGTGGAGGAACAGCACGTGGGCGATTCTCTGATCGGGGTATAGAAAAAGAGCCTTCGAAGGATGAAAGATGGTCAAAAAAACAAAGCAACCGAAGAGCGGCCATAAAGACACCCGGAAGCACATCATCGACACGGCACGAGCCCTGTTCTCGGAATCGAGCTATCTGGGTGTTTCCATGAGTGATATTGCCGAGAAGCTGGATATAACCAAGGCAGCCCTTTATTACCACTTCCCCAGCAAAGAGGAAATCTATAATGCCGTGCTAGATGAAGTCCTGAACGACATTAACGCCGCTCTAACGGAGGCATTAAAGGAGAAAACCCTGAACAGACGGCTCTACAAAGTCATAAAGAACTACCTGGATCTGGGTTTAAAGGAAAAGAATATCATCAAGGCAACACTTTTGTCCGGGGAGCCGACGGTTAGAGATCATGTCATTCAGAACAGGAAACAACTAGACGGCATAATCCAGCCTTTGCTGAAAGACATCTTGGCAGAAAAGGGCCTGTCCGGAGAGGTAGACCAACGGTTGCTGGCCACACTGCTCATCTGCATGATGGACGGCATACTCCTGGAATATTCGTTTTCCGGCCATAATATAAACTCCGATAAAATCGCGAAGCAGTGGGTCGCTTTCTGGTTTCAGAAATCGATGGCTACTCGGAAATAAATCGCGAGAGGGGCAGAATTCCGTAACTTGAGTTAAGGAGAATAATATGAGAGAGGCTTTGGCCGATGTCAGAGTTGTAGAAATCAGTCGGAACATATCCGGACAATATACCAGCAAGCTCATCGCCGACCTTGGCGCGGACGTCATAAAGATAGAACCGCGCGGCATAGGCGATCCTCTCAGGTCGCAGGGCTCGTTCCCCGAAGACCCATCGGACCCCACAATAGGAGCCCTGTTTTCCTACCTTAACGCCAACAAGCGCAGCATCGCGCTTGATATAGAGAGCCAATCCGATGCCAAATCGCTGCTTAAGATAGTAAAAGGCGCCAACCTTTTAATCGAAGATCTCGGATTCAATGGTCTGGAAAAGCGCGGCCTCAGCCCTGAACGGCTGCGCT contains:
- a CDS encoding TetR/AcrR family transcriptional regulator translates to MVKKTKQPKSGHKDTRKHIIDTARALFSESSYLGVSMSDIAEKLDITKAALYYHFPSKEEIYNAVLDEVLNDINAALTEALKEKTLNRRLYKVIKNYLDLGLKEKNIIKATLLSGEPTVRDHVIQNRKQLDGIIQPLLKDILAEKGLSGEVDQRLLATLLICMMDGILLEYSFSGHNINSDKIAKQWVAFWFQKSMATRK